One Streptococcus sp. VT 162 genomic window, GTGGCACAAATTCGGCAAATTCACAGACAACACAAAGTAGTACATCTGATAATCAGGTTACCATGACCTATGATCAGTTGCGTTCAAGAGAAAATACTATGTCAACTCTTTGGTATCAAAAAGCAGCTGAGACCAAGGCACTCTATCTACAAGGTTACAATGTCGCTACTGATCGTTTGAAAGAACTACTAAAAACACAGACAGATAAACCCTACTCTATCGTTTTAGACTTAGACGAAACCGTATTAGACAATAGCCCTTATCAAGCGCAAAATGTCAAAGATGGAACAGCATTTACCCCAGAAAACTGGGATGTCTGGGTAAAAAAAGCCGCAGCCAAGGCTGTACCAGGTGCTAAAGACTTCCTCCAATTTGCAGACCAAAACGGTGTCCAAATTTACTATGTATCTGACCGTACGATAGATCAGGTAGATGATACGATTAAAAACCTAGAAAACGAAGGAATCCCTGTACAAAGCCGCGATCATCTCATGTTCTTAGAAAAAGGCGTCAAATCTAAAGAAGGTCGTAGACAAGCAGTCCAAGAAAAAACCAACTTAGTCATGCTACTAGGAGATAATCTTGTGGACTTTGCAGAGTTTTCAAAGACCTCTGAAACTGAGCGCGACCAAAAATTAGAGGAATTACAAAAAGAGTTTGGTGAGAAATTCATCATTTTCCCTAACCCAATGTACGGATCATGGGAAAGCACTGTTTACAATGGTAATAAATTGGATGCCAAGGGTCAAACTGAAGAGCGCCAAAAAAACTTACAAGGTTTTGATAAATAAAATAAGGGAGCTATCTACCAGTTTACACCAACCACAAGATATCGTATTTGCGAGAATATCAAAAAGAGACGATTTCCAAGCGGAAATCGTCTTTTTTACTATTTTATCTTGTACTTGGTATAAACTAGTATATATTCCACTAGATAGTATGCTCTATCGCTTGTACCACTTCCACCTGTTGCTGAATCCATGGGTTGTTGCTGAATCCATGGGTGTTCCTCACCAATCGACTCAACTGATTGAATTTTTTTATAACCCCTCTTTCATGGCAAAGTAAGCACGTATTTTCGGCGCCACTTGTGTGCCGAAGAGTTCAATAGCTCTCAGAACCTGGTCATGTGGCATAGAACCAAGCGGTAGGTGCAACATAAAGCGGTCCAAGCCTAAATCCTCAATCATGCGAATCAATTTTTCTGCCACCTGATCTGGATTGCCCACAAACATGGCACCATTTGGTCCAACCTGCTCCAAATATTGCTCATAGGTCAACTCCTGCCAGTGCAGACGGTCTTTGGAAATTGCATCCACCACTTGCTTGGTCGGATGGAAATAATCTTTGACAGCCTGCTCGCCATCTTCAGCAATCCAGCCCCAAGAATGAGCACCCACTTTCAGGTCTTTCTCCGCATGACCGGCTTCGCTCCCAATCTTACGATAAGCTTGAATCAACTTTTTAAAATAACGCGGATTGCCACCGATAATAGCATAGACAATCGGCAACCCCGCCTGAGCAATCTTCACTGTTGACTCTACATGACCTCCTGTCGCCACCCACAATGGCAATTTGTCCTGAACAGGACGAGGATAGACTTCTTTGCCAGAAATCGTTTGGGTCAATTGACCTTGCCAGTCTATCTTGGTCTTTTCATTGACTAACTGGAGCAAGTCTAATTTCTCATCAAAGAGAGCTGCGTAGTCTTTCAAGTCATAGCCAAACAGAGGGAAGGATTCGGTGAATGAACCACGCCCAGCCATAATCTCCGCACGGCCATTTGACAAGGCATCGATGGTAGCATATTGTTGGAACAAGCGAACCGGATCCATACTCGAGAGAATGCTGACTGCACTGGTCAAACGAATTTTCTTGGTATTCACTGCCCCAGCTGCAAGAATAATCTCTGGGGCTGATACCGCAAAGTCCTCCCGATGATGCTCCCCAATCCCGTACACATCCAAACCAACCTTATCAGCCAGCTCAATTTCTGCCATCAACTGACGAATGCGTTCATCATGACTGTAAATCTGCCCAGTCGTTTCCAGAGCGGTTGTTTCACCAAATGTTGAAATTCCTAATTCTACCATCCTGTTTCCTCGCTATCTCTTTAAGTTTTTAGGGTATTTTATCACTAATTAGTTTTATGTTCAATAAATTTGCTCATTAGAAAAAGCCTAGATGAACTAGACTTTCTTGGTTTATTCTACCTGTAGTTTATTGTCTTTCAAAGTTAACTTCGAGTTTTCTGTCAATTCTGTTTGTTCAAAAGTGTAAATCGTCTCACCCTTTGTATCAATCATGTACCAGACTTGGTCTTTACGGACAACCAGGGCAAGCTCCGTACTATTTGTGTCCTCGTTTTTGACAGACAATGGAAAGGCCTTGTCCACACCTTCCAGAGCTACTTTATTCCCTGTTTTTAATTCTACTAGGTAGTACACGCCATCCTTTGTACCAAAACTGTAGTCCCCATTAATCGGTGTGTGGCTATCATAGTTTTTCATTAGAATGGAAGTTTTATCCATACCTTCAAACGCCTTTTTAAAGTGTTCTTTCTGCTCTTCAGCTTTCTTTTGATCTTGAGACTGAACCGTCTCTTGCACCGCAGCAATCCGTTCCAGGTTTTGCTTTTTCGCTTGTCTCTGCTGATGGATCAAGATCGTACGTATCAAGTAAGAACTAGACAAGACGATACCAACCAGCATAGCAATAATACTTTTTTTCTTCTTCATTTTCTTCTCCTTATAAAAAATTAAAGGCGAGCAAAAATACTCCTCACTCAAGTATACCAAGAGAGAGCAAAAAAGTCTAGATGAACTAGACTTTCTTAGCTTATTCTACTGTTACTGACTTAGCAAGGTTACGTGGTTTGTCCACATCAAGGCCACGGTGGAGTGTTGCAAAGTAAGCGACCAATTGCGTTGGTACGACCATTGAGATTGGTGAGAGGTAAGGGTGGACGGTCGTAAGGACGATATCGTCTGTGTCTTTAGCAACATTTTCCTCTGCGATAGTGAGAACCTTGGCACCACGAGCTGCGACCTCTTGGATATTTCCACGAGTGTGGTTGGCAAGAACTGGATCTGACAAGAGGGCCAAGACAGGTGTCCCCTCTTCAATCAAGGCAATGGTTCCGTGCTTGAGTTCTCCTGCCGCAAAGCCTTCACATTGGATGTAAGAAATCTCTTTGAGTTTGAGACTGGCTTCCATGGCTACATAGTAGTCTTGACCACGTCCGATGTAAAAGGCGTTGCGAGTTGTTTCAAGAAGGTCACGAACCTTTGCATCAATGGTTTCTTTTTCAGAAAGAGTTGATTCGATAGACTGAGCTACGATTGACAACTCATGAACCAGGTCAAAGGCTTGCGCTTTGGCATTGCCGTTTGCTTCTCCGACTGCTTTTGCAAGGAAGGCAAGGGCTGCGATTTGTGCTGTGTAGGCCTTGGTTGATGCCACGGCAATTTCAGGACCCGCGTGAAGGAGCATTGTATGGTTGGCTTCACGTGAAAGAGTTGATCCTGGAACGTTTG contains:
- a CDS encoding 5'-nucleotidase, translating into MKISKVTITIASTLTSVILLTGCGTNSANSQTTQSSTSDNQVTMTYDQLRSRENTMSTLWYQKAAETKALYLQGYNVATDRLKELLKTQTDKPYSIVLDLDETVLDNSPYQAQNVKDGTAFTPENWDVWVKKAAAKAVPGAKDFLQFADQNGVQIYYVSDRTIDQVDDTIKNLENEGIPVQSRDHLMFLEKGVKSKEGRRQAVQEKTNLVMLLGDNLVDFAEFSKTSETERDQKLEELQKEFGEKFIIFPNPMYGSWESTVYNGNKLDAKGQTEERQKNLQGFDK
- a CDS encoding 5,10-methylene tetrahydromethanopterin reductase; its protein translation is MVELGISTFGETTALETTGQIYSHDERIRQLMAEIELADKVGLDVYGIGEHHREDFAVSAPEIILAAGAVNTKKIRLTSAVSILSSMDPVRLFQQYATIDALSNGRAEIMAGRGSFTESFPLFGYDLKDYAALFDEKLDLLQLVNEKTKIDWQGQLTQTISGKEVYPRPVQDKLPLWVATGGHVESTVKIAQAGLPIVYAIIGGNPRYFKKLIQAYRKIGSEAGHAEKDLKVGAHSWGWIAEDGEQAVKDYFHPTKQVVDAISKDRLHWQELTYEQYLEQVGPNGAMFVGNPDQVAEKLIRMIEDLGLDRFMLHLPLGSMPHDQVLRAIELFGTQVAPKIRAYFAMKEGL